The genomic region TGCGAAAGCAGTCGTGGCGAGCAGTCGTGGGGATGCGCTGCAATCGCAAAATGCAGGACGGTCGTCATCTAAAGCAACTGTATCGCCATGCCAACCGTGGACAACAGGTGTATTTAGCGGGAGACACACAGCCACTGACGGTGTCCTGGTTCTGGCTCAAACGAGCCGAAGGCAAGCGAGAACTGCGCTTTGTCGTTTCTACCCATCCTTACTCTGGCATTTATCTGGTGCGGCTAGGACGTAAGCGCTCTTGCATTGAGGGCTTTTTCAAAACGAGCAAACATCGTTTTGGGCTGCATCGCTTTGGGCAAACTACGAAACTTGGTGTCTATCGCTGGCTCATCAAGAGCGCTAATTGCCTATCTATTGGCGCATTGGATTGACCAATGGTCACTACCTCCTGTCCTGGATTGGAAAGCTGCCAGTGATTTGGCATTAACTGTACTGTTTCCCTCGGTTCTGTGGTTACAATTGCTGCGGTTCATCCGAGTCAATGCTGACATTGCTGCACAATTCGATTTTGAAATTATCCTCAAACCTTTACCCATTCTTGCTTATCGAGAATGCTGCAAGATCTGAGTTTACTCTTACGGGTTCTCCAAATGAATGGCCGGCGATACCCTCAATTGGTCATCCTATAGCCAACACTCAGATTTATTTACTAGATGACCAACTCCAACCAGTTCCATTCGGTGCTTCAGGAGAACTTTATATTGGCGGAGTATGCTTAGCACGGGGATACATCAATCATCCAAAACTCACGGAGGAACGATTTATTTTAAATCCTTTCTCTTACCAACTAAATGAACGGCTGTATAAAACAGGTGATTCAGCAAGATATCTGCCCAATGGTAATCTTGAATTTCTTGGTCGAATCGACCAGCAGGTCAAGATTCGAGGCTTTCGCATTGAGCCTGGTGAAGTAGAAGCACTGATGGAGCAACACCCTATGATACAAGAAGCTGTGGTGACTGCTCGTGAAGACGTGCTTGGCGACAAACGTTTAGTTGGCTACGTTATATCTAATCTTCTTCCTGAACGAATTCCATATCAATTTGATTGCATTGTAGAATTTGATGAGAGCAAAATAAAGCTTCGCACGAAAGACATATCAGCAAGTGGCATTTGTTTGGTGGGAGTTCCATCAAATCTTACTGAAGGGATGAACACCCGTTTATATTTAAGATTCCCCATAGGTTTTGAAGAATTTTCTCTACAAGGATCGGTAGCATGGCGAGATGGGGAACAAGCTGGTATTCGATTTCACCTTGCTTCTAGCGAAGAGATGCTGCTTCAGCAAAGCTTAGAGTATCTATTTGAAGCACAGGGATTATTGAACACTGTACAGCGTACATTTATAGGTAACTTGAGGAATTATCTCAAGCAAAAACTCCCCGAATACATGATCCCCAGCAACTTTGTAATGATGAAATCTTTTCCACTTACTCCTAGTGGTAAGGTAGATCGTCGAGCATTGCCCGTGCCCGAGCGCTCTCGTCCCGAACTTGAAGTTGAGTTTGTTTCTGCTAGGTCGGTCTTAGAGGCAAAAATAGGTCATCTTTGGAAAGAAGTCCTCGATCTTGAAAAAGTAGGTATTCACGATAACTTCTTTGATTTAGGAGGACATTCAATACAAGCAGTTGAGCTAGTGACAAAACTTCAATCAGCTTTTCAAATAAAACTATCGCTGCATAACTTCTTGACAACTCCCTCCATTGCTGGACTCACTAAATTAATTGAAGCCCAACAATTAGAAGTGTCTCCTTTAGTATCGACATCTTCTCCATCTGTTTTTAAGCTGACAGATGAATTAGTTTTAGACGCTGAGATCGATCCAAAAGCAGCAGTAATTCAGGCTACGGGTGAATTAGCAAATATTTTTCTTACAGGAGCAACAGGTTTTTTAGGAGCCTTTATACTATATGAGTTACTTGAGAAAACTCAAGCGAATATATGCTGTTTAGTAAGAGCCGAAAATTTTCAACAAGCTAATCAACGACTTCAGCGTAACTTAGAACAATATTCACTTTGGGATCGAATTAGGAGTTCTAGAATTATTCCTATTATAGGAGATTTAGCTCGTCCAAAATTTGGTCTTTCACCAGAAAAATTCCAGGATTTAGCAGAAACAATTGACGCTATCTATCATAATGGTTGCTTAGTTAACTTTATTTATCCTTACTCTATACTTAAAGCTCCAAATGTGTTGGGTACTCAAGAGGTTTTAAGATTAGCTTGTCAAACCAAAATTAAGCCAGTTAATTTTGTTTCTTCTATTGATATTATCTCTCCAATTAGTCACCATGAAAGCGCGACTATTCAGGAAAAAGAAGCAGTTTTTACAGAGAATCTTTTTGGTTATGCTCAAAGCAAATGGGTAGCAGAACAGTTAGTTACAATTGCTAATGAGCGAGGATTACCGACCACTATTTATCGTCCTAGCTGGATAGAAGGACACAGCGAAACAGGCATTTCTAATTCTTCTGATTTCTTACGTAGCTTGATTAAAAGCTGCGTTCAGATGAAATTAGTACCAGACTGGAAGATGCGATTGGATATTGTTCCTGTTGATTATGTTAGTCAGGCAATTGTTCATTTGTCGAGGCAACACAACTCATCAGGTAAAGTTTTTCATCTAACAAATTCTCAATCTATTTCATGGCTCGAACTAGCGAAGTGGATGCGTACATATGGATATTCGCTTCAAACAGTCTCCCATGAACATTAGATGACTGAGATAACGCAGCAAGCTAAAAATAATTCGGAACATTCTTTATATTCTTTTCTTCCCTTCATTTCTGAACCAATTGATGAGCAACAAAGAGCTGTTCCTGAAATTTACTTTCAACCTAGCTCTCCCACATTCGACTGTCACAACACACTACAGGGTCTGAGCAATAGTAACATATCTTGCCCACCAATAGATGAAAAACTACTATCTATTTACTTTTCCTACCTGATTAACACGAAGTTTCTAGAACGTCCACAAACTTGTTATGACTATAAAAATCCTATCGCCAGTATTTCTTAAAAGTATACCAATCATGAATTAGATAAGCTCGCAAACTGTATCTACATACTCGATAAAGAAATAATCTAAATTTATTTAACGAAGTATCTTTATAATGCTTCGTTATCTTTTTTTCAAGGAGTTTAGTAGCTTCACTATCTAAATAATACGTCGCTCTCATTCATGCATGATGTATTTCTAAGTTTTCGACACAGCTTTACGTATGCTTGATAGATTTGGCATGAAGTTGGGAATCATATAACTAACTGAATTATACAACTCCACAACAGTTGTTCGGGAGACTCCAAATCAGGACATAATACAAAAGACCATGAAAAGCTCTATCCGCAAATCTATCGGTTCCAGACTATTTATTAATGTATTGTGTGGTGCTTTGATAGGTCTAGGTGGTATGTCTTGCTTTTTCTATCAAGCGTTGCAAAGTCGCGCTAAAGAGGAAATTCAGGGCAATCTCAGCACGCAAGCCAAGTCAATTGAAGAAGAATTGGCTAGAGCAGAACAATCGATGCTGAGTGCAGTTGCTGCGGTCAAGACGATGAAGCGTATAGGTATTCAGGACTCACAAACTTATGAGGGCTTGATTTTCGATCTCTTTCAGTATCGCTCACCCTTGGTAATGTCTCTGAATTTTGGTCAAGCTCCTTATAAATTGATACCAAGCCGCAAGACATATTGGCCTTACTTCTTTATTGACCAACATACTCCGGATCAGATAGGTAAGCCGCTACCAGTTCCATACAGTAACATTCGTTTTGCAGATGTATGTGAGGTTGATAAAATTTGTCTCGACCAAGAGTACTATAAGCTACCTGTAGCGGCAGGAAAAGCTATTTGGCTAGAGCCTTATCAGTGGGCAAATATTACCATGACAACCATTACCTCACCCATCTTCGATGCTAGTAACACGTTGATTGGTGTTGCTGGATTAGACATCAATGTGACAGCCCTTGGCAATCAAATTCAAGCGCCTGAGGGTTGGAAAGGCGGTTACTTTGCAATTTTAAGCGCAAAAGGAAATTTGCTAGCCTATCCACCCGATCCCCAAAAGGCTAAGGCGCTGTCAACATACAAAGATATACCCGAATTAAAAGCTGTATGGCAAAAGATATCGAATGGTAAAGCTGGATTAATCCAAGCTGAGGGACACTACTGGGCATACGAGCGAGTTAAAGGTACAAACTGGTTGATGATTGCATCAGTGCCTCAATGGGTTGTGCTGGGTCCCGCGTTAACTATTACTGTGGGAGGAGCGCTGGGAGCGGCTATCATCCTAGCTTTAGTTGTTGCCTTCTTTATCCGCAGGCTGAATCACCGCTTACAACACATTATGGCTGAGTGCGATCGCCTAGCAGAGATAGATTTGCAAAGGACGCGCCGACTTAACCAAGCATCTGAAGTAATTGCTAGCAATACGTTTCAGCAGCAGTCTGAAGCGAGGAATACAGATGAACTGGAAGTTTTAGAGCAAGCTTTTAATAAGATGGCAGCCCAGCTAGAAGCATCATTTGAAGAGCTGGAACTGCGAGTTCAAGAGCGCACGGCTTATTTAACTGCCGTGATCGATAACTTGGCAGATGGGTTACTGGTCGTCGATTTAAATGGTAAAATTGCTCGGGTCAATCCAGCTCTATTTGCTCTATTTGGAATTGAAGAAACAGATTTAACTGGTCGTGATTGTCAAGTTGTATTTAATCGTAAGATTGTCGAGTTAGTAGAAGAAACTCGTAGAAACCTCAAAAAAGTTTTTGTTGCAGAAATAGAATTATCGAGTGGTTGTACTGGAAAAGCAGTTGCAACTGCAATTGTGAAAGATGCGGATTCTACAGGTAAGCAAAATGGAAAAGATCGGTGTATTGGTTCAGTTCTATTGATTCGAGACATCACATCAGAAAAAGAGGTAGATCAGATGAAAACTGATTTTATTTCTACAGTATCTCACGAACTTAGAACGCCTCTGACATCAGTACTTGGTTTTGCCAAAATCATAAAGAAAAAACTAGAAGAAGTTGTCTTTCCCGTCCTTCCAACAGATGATAAAAAAGTACAACGTAATGTGAGACAAATAGCTGATAATCTTGACATTATCGTATCGGAAGGTGGCAGACTGACGGATTTGATTAATGATGTCTTGGATATTGCCAAGATGGAGGCGGGCAAGATTGAGTGGAAGATGGCTCCCCTACAAATTAATGAAGTCATAGATAGAGCGCTCGCAGCGACTTCTGCGCTCTTTCACTAAAAAAATCTAGAATTAATTCGAGATATTGAATCCGAACTGCCGGAGATTATAGGCGATCGCGATCGATTAATTCAAGTGGTTATTAACCTGATTTCTAACTCTGTCAAATTTACCGATACTGGCTCGATTACTTGCAGAGTCACAACTAATGAAACTCAAATTAATATTAGTATTATAGATACGGGTATAGGTATTGCCGAAGTCGATTTAGATAAAGTATTTGAGAAATTCAAGCAAGTGGGTGATACCCTCACTGACAAACCCAAAGGTACGGGTTTAGGATTACCAATTTGCAAACAAATTGTCGAACATCATGGAGGTAAAATATGGGTTGAAAGTATTTTAGGTACGGGTAGTAAATTTTCTTTTACCTTACCCATCATGATTGCTTGTGACTTAAAACCAAAAACTTTTGATGTCGATACTCTCGTCAAGCAGTTGCGAGAACATGTAGTCATGAAATCTGCTAATTCTAGAACGACTAAAAAAACAATTTTAGTAGTCGATGACGATGCTAATATTCGTCAGTTGTTACGGCAGCAGCTAGAGTCTGAAGGATACAATATTCTTGAAGCTAAAGATGGCATAGAAGCGATCGCCTTTGTCAAAAAATCCGCTCCCGACCTCATTATTCTAGATGTTATGATGCCAGAGATGAGCGGTTTCGACGTAGCAGCTGTTCTCAAAAACGATCCCAAAACTATGAATATTCCCATTATTATTCTATCTATTGTAGAAGATAGAGAGCGGGGCTACCGCTTGGGAATTGAACGTTACTTAATGAAGCCAATTGAGACAGATACTTTATTGCATGAAATTGGAACGCTGACAACTCAAGCTAATTCTAGTAAAAAAGTTTTAGTGGTTGATGAAGATGTATCTACTGTGAAAACTTTAGCTGAAGTTTTACAAGCTAAAGGTTACAGTGTAGTTGAAGCTATTGATGCTCAAGAATTGCGAGAAAAAGCCATGTCGGTTCAACCATACATGATTATTGCTAACGCTAACTTCTGGGAGCGCTCTGAAGTCATTAAAACTTTGCGCTTTGAAAAAGGTTTAGAAAATGTTTTCTTTATCTTACTAGCAGACCGTAAGGAAGGTGATTGTTCTGAAGTATTAACTACACAAAATGAGATTTTACTTCCAGGAGCTTTCATCAAAAATGAAAAACTCGTATAAAGTTTTGCTCGATGATATAAATTGTAGGTTAGTATAACTATGCTTTAGAGCAGTACGCGATCGCACCAAAAGTTTCAGTTTAAATTTTGCTAACCGATATTTAGGTATATGGGTAAAAATATGGATTTAAAAATTTTAATTGTTGATGACGAACCTCACGTTAGACTTTTGATGGAACAAACATTA from Chroococcidiopsis sp. SAG 2025 harbors:
- a CDS encoding transposase; this encodes MATVPTQLSQGRVVIVQADTEFGTVEFLKAVRKQSWRAVVGMRCNRKMQDGRHLKQLYRHANRGQQVYLAGDTQPLTVSWFWLKRAEGKRELRFVVSTHPYSGIYLVRLGRKRSCIEGFFKTSKHRFGLHRFGQTTKLGVYRWLIKSANCLSIGALD
- a CDS encoding histidine kinase dimerization/phospho-acceptor domain-containing protein, translated to MKSSIRKSIGSRLFINVLCGALIGLGGMSCFFYQALQSRAKEEIQGNLSTQAKSIEEELARAEQSMLSAVAAVKTMKRIGIQDSQTYEGLIFDLFQYRSPLVMSLNFGQAPYKLIPSRKTYWPYFFIDQHTPDQIGKPLPVPYSNIRFADVCEVDKICLDQEYYKLPVAAGKAIWLEPYQWANITMTTITSPIFDASNTLIGVAGLDINVTALGNQIQAPEGWKGGYFAILSAKGNLLAYPPDPQKAKALSTYKDIPELKAVWQKISNGKAGLIQAEGHYWAYERVKGTNWLMIASVPQWVVLGPALTITVGGALGAAIILALVVAFFIRRLNHRLQHIMAECDRLAEIDLQRTRRLNQASEVIASNTFQQQSEARNTDELEVLEQAFNKMAAQLEASFEELELRVQERTAYLTAVIDNLADGLLVVDLNGKIARVNPALFALFGIEETDLTGRDCQVVFNRKIVELVEETRRNLKKVFVAEIELSSGCTGKAVATAIVKDADSTGKQNGKDRCIGSVLLIRDITSEKEVDQMKTDFISTVSHELRTPLTSVLGFAKIIKKKLEEVVFPVLPTDDKKVQRNVRQIADNLDIIVSEGGRLTDLINDVLDIAKMEAGKIEWKMAPLQINEVIDRALAATSALFH
- a CDS encoding response regulator — protein: MGDRDRLIQVVINLISNSVKFTDTGSITCRVTTNETQINISIIDTGIGIAEVDLDKVFEKFKQVGDTLTDKPKGTGLGLPICKQIVEHHGGKIWVESILGTGSKFSFTLPIMIACDLKPKTFDVDTLVKQLREHVVMKSANSRTTKKTILVVDDDANIRQLLRQQLESEGYNILEAKDGIEAIAFVKKSAPDLIILDVMMPEMSGFDVAAVLKNDPKTMNIPIIILSIVEDRERGYRLGIERYLMKPIETDTLLHEIGTLTTQANSSKKVLVVDEDVSTVKTLAEVLQAKGYSVVEAIDAQELREKAMSVQPYMIIANANFWERSEVIKTLRFEKGLENVFFILLADRKEGDCSEVLTTQNEILLPGAFIKNEKLV